The region TGTGAAATAAAGGTTTTGAATCGGTTTTTATGAATTCCTGCTAAATAAAACACTGAATATCCACCATAACTAGCACCAACTGCTCCTAAACGATTTTTATCTACATATGCTTCTTTGGCTACATCGTCAATCGCGGCTAAGTAATCATCCATAACTTGTCCGCCCCAATCTCCCGAAATTTGTTCGTTCCATTGCACACCGTGTCCAGGCATTCCTCTTCGGTTTGGCGCCACCACAATATACCCTTGCGAAGCCATTAATTGAAAATTCCAACGGAAAGAATAATATTGCGTTAAAGCACTTTGAGGTCCACCTTGACAATATAAAAGTGTTGGATATTTTTTTGATTTATCAAAATTTGGAGGTAAAATTACCCACACCAACATTTTCTTTCCATCCGTTGTGGTCACCCATCTCTTTTCAGATTTACACATTCCTATTTTTGCATAAGCTTCATCATTTACATGTGTAATTTGGTTCCATGTTTTTTTCTTTAAATCAAAGGCAAAAACTTCTGCTGCATGATTATGATCGGTTCTTGTTACTAGAATAGAATTTCCTGAAAACCCAACAATTCCGTTAACATCAAAATTCCCATCAGTTACTTGTGTTACACGAACTGCAATCTTAGTTAATCCAGGGAAATTCACTTCAAATAATTGTTTTGTTCCTCCTACGGGCGCAACAAAATACACTTTTTTACCATCTGTAGACCAAGTAAAACTTTCCACCGTTCCATCCCAAGCAGCAGTTAAATTAATATCTAACCCTTTGTGACGCACAATAATATCATTTTTATCTGCTTCAAATCCATCACGTTTCATTTGCAACCAAGATAAATCGCCTTGAGGAGAAAACAAGGGATGTGTATCGTATCCTTTATTATTAGGAGTTAAATTTACTGTCTTACCTGAAGCTAAATCATATTCATACAAATCCGAATTCGTGCTTTTAGCATAAGCCGTACCTGCCAATTTTTTACATACATAAATTATTTTTGAACCGTCTGGAGACCAAATATAATCTTCGTCACCCCCGTGAGGTTTTTGAGGGGCGTCAAAAGGTTCGTTGGGCATGATATCAATTTCTCTTCCCGTCGCAAGATCTTTATAAAAAACATGATTATGGGTTCCATCGTTATAGGTATCCCAATGACGATAATCCAATTCAGTATAGACTTGAGCTGAAGTTTTTGTTAATTCAGGATACAAATCAGAACCTAATACTTTTTCAACTTTAACTGCTTTATCCAATAACTTTTTTGTTCCATCTTTTGAAACATTTTTATCAGCAACCAAACCTTCGGCCGTCACAATTTGAACAGCTTTTCCACCACTTACTGGAATGGAATAAGTAGTTGAAACTATTTTATTTTCTTGAATATTGGGAACTCCAACTTTAAAAATTAAATTTTTACCATCTTTAGTAATCCCAATTGGATTAACCCTGCCTAACTGCCACAACTTTTCTGGTGTTAAAACTTCTTGTGCATTTGAACTCATACTTACTAAACTGAAAATGAGAAATATATATTTTTTCATTTGAAATAATTTTAAATTTTAAAAACTAATTTAAAAGGACAATGCATTAATTCGATGCTAAAATTAGCACTTTTTTCAAAAAATATACCTATTTTCACGGTCTAAAATAAAAACAAACAAACATATCGTGAAAAATAATAAACTATTTATATTAATTATCATTTCGTTGATATTGGGTATTGGACTCGGAGCCATTGTTCATTATCAATTTCCAGATTCAATAGATGCCTTTTCTAAAAACATAAAATTACTTGGAACTATTTTCATTCGATTAGTTCAAATGATAATCGCACCTTTAGTGTTTTCAACTTTAGTTGTTGGAATTGCTAAAATGGGCGATATGAAAATGGTAGGAAGAGTGGGTGGAAAAGCCATGGCTTGGTTCATCTCAGCTTCGTTAGTTTCTTTATTATTAGGAATGGTTTTGGTTAACTTTTTTGCTCCAGGAAAAGGAACCAACATCAAACTAGATGTGAATGATTCTGCGAAAGAATTAGTAGAAAAAACCCATGATTTTTCATTAGAAGAATTTGTAAAGCATGTAATTCCAAAAAGTTTATTTGAGGCTTTTGCAACTAATGAAATATTACAAATTGTAATTTTCTCTATTTTATTTGGAGTAGCTTTGGCTGCTTTCAGTAAAAAAGAAGCAAAACCAATCATCAAATTATTAGACACCACGGCTCATGTAGTTTTAAAAATGGTTTCTTATATTATGTGGACAGCACCATTAGGTGTTTTAGGAGCTGTAGCCAGTGCTATTGCTAAACACGGATTTGAAGTATTTACTTTATATGCTAAATATTTGGGAGCGTTTTTTATTGGAATATTTGTACTCTGGTTATTGCTATTAGCTGTAGGATATTTAATTTTAGGCAAACGCTTATTTACTTTATTGCAACGCATAAAAAGCCCATTATTAATTGCTTTCTCTACTACAAGTTCTGAAGCAGTTTTCCCTAAAATGGTAGAAGAATTAGAACGCTTTGGTTGTCAGCCTAAAATTGTTTCGTTTACTTTACCTCTTGGTTATTCATTCAACCTGGATGGCAGTATGATGTACATGACGTTTGCCAGTATTTTTATTGCTCAAGTATATGGAATTGACATGCCAATAGGGGAACAATTAACGATGTTATTAGTTTTAATGTTAACTAGTAAAGGCGTAGCAGGTGTTCCAAGAGCTTCTTTGATAGTTGTAGTTGCTACTTGCGCTATGTTTGGAATTCCACCAGAAGGCATCGCGTTAATTTTACCTATTGACCATTTTTGTGATATGGCCAGAAGTATGACAAATGTACTTGGAAATGCATTAGCTACTAGTGCTATTGACAAATGGGAATCTAAACCAGAACATCATGAAGCTTAATTTTAACATATTTAACGATTTAAAACCAAACTTTTTTGTTCAAACTGCTGAAGCTGAAGAAAAATTCAGATGGACACAATTGTTTAATCCCGAATTCTATATAACGTTAGAATACGGTGGTGTTCCCATTGGTATTTATATGGTATTATTTATCGTTTTTGCTGAAACGGGATTATTCGCTGGTTTCTTTTTACCTGGCGATAGTTTACTTTTTCTCTCGGGAATCTATGCCGAAAAATTAGCCGCACCATTACGATTCATTCCGGATAATTATTCTGATGTTACGGTGGTAGCGTTAGCTATTTCGTTAGCCGCAATTATTGGAAATATATTTGGCTATTGGTTTGGTGCCACTAGCGGAAGAGGTTTGTACAACAAGGAAGATGGATTATTATTTAAAAAGAAATATTTATACCAATCACAAGAGTTTTTTGAGAAACACGGCGGAAAAGCTATTGTTTTTGCTCGCTTTTTACCAATCGTTAGAACATTTGTCCCAATTATTGCAGGTATCGTTCACATGCAAAAGAGCAAATTCATGCTTTATAATGTTATCAGTTCCTTATTATGGTCGTTTTCATTAGTTTTTGCGGGGCATTACTTATATGCACTTTTTTTAGATCGTTTTGCTATAGATTTAAAACATCATATCGAAACTATCATTCTCTTATTAATTGGAATTACTACGTTCCCCTTAGTAATGAAAGCTTTCAAATCGAGAAAAAAAGATAACGATCAAGAATCAACAGAAGTAAATTAAGAATGCAATTAAGTTATTGGGAATTAAAAAGCTGGTTTTCTAATGTCGACTTTACTATTGTTGGTAGTGGTATTGTAGGTATCCATACTGCGCTTCGTTTACGTGAAAAATTTCCAACAGCAAAAATATTAATTCTTGAAAAAGGAGTTTTACCACAAGGTGCCAGTACCAAAAATGCAGGTTTTGCCTGTTTTGGAAGTATTTCTGAAATCATAGATGATTTAAAAACGCATTCCGAAGAAGAAGTAATTCAATTGATTTCAAAAAGGTATCAAGGATTAAATTTGTTACGCAAAAATTTAGGTGACACTAGTATAGATTACAAACCCTTTGGGGGTTATGAAGTATTTTTAAAAGAAGATGAATCATTTTACAACGAATGTTTACAACGTATTTCTTTTATCAATGATATTGTAAAGCCCTTATTTAAAACCGATGTTTTTTCTAAAGAAATAGACCGTTTTGAATTTGGAAACACCTTTGAATATTTAATTTTCAATCCTTTTGAAGGACAAATTGATACGGGTAAAATGATGCAAGCATTATTAAAAAAAGCCCATCAGAATGATATTTTTATTTTGAACCATCAAACAGTTTCAAGTTATACCGAATTAACTAATGAAGTTGAAGTTGAAACCAATGATTGCTCCTTCAAAACTAAAAAACTCTTATTTGCAACTAATGGATTTGCTAGTCAATTAACAAACCAGCAAGTTGTCCCTGCGAGAGCACAAGTTTTAATCACTAAACCTATAGAAAATCTAGACATTAAAGGTACATTTCATTTAGATAAAGGTTATTATTATTTTAGGAATATTGACAATAGAATTTTATTTGGAGGTGGACGTAACCTTGACTTTGAAGGTGAAACCACGACAGAATTAGATACTACAGAATTAATTCAGAACCGTTTGGAAGAATTATTAAAAACAGTAATTTTGCCAAATACTTCTTATGAAATTGAACACCGATGGAGTGGTATTATGGGTGTTGGAAATCACAAAAAACCTATTGTAGAACAACTTTCCAATCATGTTTATTGTGGTGTTCGAATGGGAGGCATGGGCGTAGCAATAGGCAGTTTAATAGGACAAGAATTAGCAGATTTAGTTTAAAAATTATAATCAAATCCGATTAAAGCATATCTATTTATTAAGTTTGTTGTAGCTATTGAAACAGAATAATCGTCGTTATATTCTGTAGACCAAAATTTTTGATTCAATATATTATTCATAATAAAATAAAATTCCGCCTTTTTGTAGATGTATTTATATTCAAAATCTAGAAAATTATAAGACTTATAATTATGTAAATTTGGAATAAAAGTATTATTAGTAACTTTTATTTTATTATTAGAATTAATATTTACAAATAGTAGCAAGTCATTTTTTAAAGTTGTCAATTTATTTTCTAGACTTTCATTTTCTGATTTAAAATAATCAAAAAATACTTTTTCTTGAAAATTAATTTTTGAAATAAATCCAGAAGTTAACTTTAAAGTTAAATTACAATTATAGTTTGAATTGTTTCTTATATCAGAATTATTCAGAATATTTGGATATTTA is a window of Flavobacterium indicum GPTSA100-9 = DSM 17447 DNA encoding:
- a CDS encoding dicarboxylate/amino acid:cation symporter, giving the protein MVKNNKLFILIIISLILGIGLGAIVHYQFPDSIDAFSKNIKLLGTIFIRLVQMIIAPLVFSTLVVGIAKMGDMKMVGRVGGKAMAWFISASLVSLLLGMVLVNFFAPGKGTNIKLDVNDSAKELVEKTHDFSLEEFVKHVIPKSLFEAFATNEILQIVIFSILFGVALAAFSKKEAKPIIKLLDTTAHVVLKMVSYIMWTAPLGVLGAVASAIAKHGFEVFTLYAKYLGAFFIGIFVLWLLLLAVGYLILGKRLFTLLQRIKSPLLIAFSTTSSEAVFPKMVEELERFGCQPKIVSFTLPLGYSFNLDGSMMYMTFASIFIAQVYGIDMPIGEQLTMLLVLMLTSKGVAGVPRASLIVVVATCAMFGIPPEGIALILPIDHFCDMARSMTNVLGNALATSAIDKWESKPEHHEA
- a CDS encoding DedA family protein — translated: MKLNFNIFNDLKPNFFVQTAEAEEKFRWTQLFNPEFYITLEYGGVPIGIYMVLFIVFAETGLFAGFFLPGDSLLFLSGIYAEKLAAPLRFIPDNYSDVTVVALAISLAAIIGNIFGYWFGATSGRGLYNKEDGLLFKKKYLYQSQEFFEKHGGKAIVFARFLPIVRTFVPIIAGIVHMQKSKFMLYNVISSLLWSFSLVFAGHYLYALFLDRFAIDLKHHIETIILLLIGITTFPLVMKAFKSRKKDNDQESTEVN
- a CDS encoding NAD(P)/FAD-dependent oxidoreductase, which produces MQLSYWELKSWFSNVDFTIVGSGIVGIHTALRLREKFPTAKILILEKGVLPQGASTKNAGFACFGSISEIIDDLKTHSEEEVIQLISKRYQGLNLLRKNLGDTSIDYKPFGGYEVFLKEDESFYNECLQRISFINDIVKPLFKTDVFSKEIDRFEFGNTFEYLIFNPFEGQIDTGKMMQALLKKAHQNDIFILNHQTVSSYTELTNEVEVETNDCSFKTKKLLFATNGFASQLTNQQVVPARAQVLITKPIENLDIKGTFHLDKGYYYFRNIDNRILFGGGRNLDFEGETTTELDTTELIQNRLEELLKTVILPNTSYEIEHRWSGIMGVGNHKKPIVEQLSNHVYCGVRMGGMGVAIGSLIGQELADLV
- a CDS encoding S9 family peptidase, with the protein product MKKYIFLIFSLVSMSSNAQEVLTPEKLWQLGRVNPIGITKDGKNLIFKVGVPNIQENKIVSTTYSIPVSGGKAVQIVTAEGLVADKNVSKDGTKKLLDKAVKVEKVLGSDLYPELTKTSAQVYTELDYRHWDTYNDGTHNHVFYKDLATGREIDIMPNEPFDAPQKPHGGDEDYIWSPDGSKIIYVCKKLAGTAYAKSTNSDLYEYDLASGKTVNLTPNNKGYDTHPLFSPQGDLSWLQMKRDGFEADKNDIIVRHKGLDINLTAAWDGTVESFTWSTDGKKVYFVAPVGGTKQLFEVNFPGLTKIAVRVTQVTDGNFDVNGIVGFSGNSILVTRTDHNHAAEVFAFDLKKKTWNQITHVNDEAYAKIGMCKSEKRWVTTTDGKKMLVWVILPPNFDKSKKYPTLLYCQGGPQSALTQYYSFRWNFQLMASQGYIVVAPNRRGMPGHGVQWNEQISGDWGGQVMDDYLAAIDDVAKEAYVDKNRLGAVGASYGGYSVFYLAGIHKNRFKTFISHCGIFNTESMYGTTEEVFFTNWDAGGAYWEKDNKIAQKTYNEFNPIKLVNNWNTPILIIQGGKDYRVPIGQGQEAFQAAQLKGIKSKFLLFPDENHWVLKPQNALVWQGEFFKWLKETL